The proteins below come from a single Miscanthus floridulus cultivar M001 chromosome 1, ASM1932011v1, whole genome shotgun sequence genomic window:
- the LOC136450667 gene encoding actin-related protein 4 has protein sequence MYGGDEVSAIVIDVGSYSCKAGYAGDDTPKAVFPSVVGSIEQTEDTDDPKPDKEADSASDSKNGAKPMDVDKAKTKRKLYVGQELEFRRDHMEVISPTKDGTVTDWDIVDNIWNHAFRRRLLINPEEHPMLIAEPSTNTAQQREKAAELMFENYKVPALFLAKNAVLTSFASGRATSLVVDSGGGSTVVSAVHDGFVLQKSVATSPVGGEFLTDCMMKSLESKGVVIRPRYSFKKKEISPGEYKIVDLDLPNTTESYRLYCMRAIASDIKESVCRVPDTAFDEVAYANVPTTSYELPDGQTIEVGADRFKVPDILFNPSLSQTIPGIDGFADSTSVRGIQRMVIDSINKCDVDIRKELFSNILLSGGSSSILQLKERLEKEVLEESPQAARVKVMASGNSVERRFSVWIGGSILASLGSFQQMWFSKAEYEEHGVSYIQRKCP, from the exons ATGTACGGCGGTG ACGAGGTTTCGGCAATCGTCATAGATGTGGGCTCCTACAGCTGCAAGGCAGGCTACGCCGGCGACGACACCCCCAAGGCCGTCTTCCCGTCG GTTGTTGGTTCAATTGAACAAACTGAAGACACCGATGACCCCAAGCCAGATAAAGAAGCTGACTCTGCATCAGATTCTAAGAATGGGGCCAAGCCTATGGATGTGGACAAAGCCAAGACAAAACGCAAACTTTATGTAGGCCAAGAGTTAGAGTTCAGGAGGGATCACATGGAG GTGATTTCACCTACGAAAGATGGAACGGTAACTGATTGGGATATTGTTGATAATATATGGAATCATGCTTTCAG ACGGAGGTTGTTGATCAATCCTGAAGAGCATCCCATGCTCATAGCTGAACCATCTACAAACACTGCACAGCAAAGAGAGAA AGCAGCGGAACTTATGTTTGAGAACTACAAAGTGCCAGCGCTGTTCCTAGCCAAAAATGCA GTGCTCACATCTTTTGCGTCTGGACGAGCTACATCTTTGGTGGTTGACAG TGGTGGTGGGTCTACTGTGGTTTCTGCTGTGCATGATGGTTTTGTTTTGCAAAAG TCTGTGGCGACTTCTCCAGTTGGCGGTGAATTTTTAACTGACTGTATGATGAAAAGCTTGGAGAGCAAGGGCGTCGTC ATTAGGCCTAGATATTCATTTAAGAAGAAGGAAATCAGTCCCGGAGAATATAAG attgtagatcttgatcttccaaacaCAACTGAGAGTTACAGGTTGTACTGCATG AGAGCTATTGCTAGTGACATCAAGGAGTCTGTTTGCAGAGTTCCAGACACCGCTTTTGATG AAGTGGCATATGCAAATGTTCCTacgacttcatatgagcttcctGATGGACA AACTATTGAAGTTGGTGCTGATAGATTCAAGGTTCCTGATATTCTATTTAATCCATCTCTATCCCAG ACTATTCCTGGGATTGATGGATTTGCAGATTCAACATCAGTCCGTGGCATTCAACGAATG GTCATTGATAGCATAAATAAGTGTGACGTTGACATACGAAAGGAGCTATTTAGCAATATCTTG CTTTCTGGTGGCTCATCATCAATTCTGCAGTTAAAGGAGCGCCTAGAGAAAGAAGTATTAGAG GAGTCTCCTCAAGCTGCTCGTGTTAAGGTTATGGCAAGTGGAAACTCCGTAGAGAGACGATTCAG TGTTTGGATTGGAGGGAGCATTCTTGCATCCCTTGGGTCGTTCCAGCAAATGTGGTTCTCCAAAGCAGA GTATGAAGAGCATGGGGTTTCCTATATTCAAAGGAAGTGCCCTTGA
- the LOC136450675 gene encoding uncharacterized protein, with protein MGVKQVLVRPRYGVGVGDDDDDGSCSTGSSSAGRCDDEAVDQSPSPPPMSSCGRYLLHRVCRFDTLAGVAIKYGVEVADVKRANGLTTDLQMFAHKTLRVPLHGRHAPATAPSPPSSSPSHADRAAREWTTRRPPKIAASLDPFLKPPRSTVSPSMSLLQGYYGLTPTPKGNLTNEGTEMATYAKGHHWKARSLSSNFSLENGDGAREMDDAEKPIRRRQKTDGELTAREDSGGSMLARSGQGLALRPKSGSRPDMNGSQQDLLATWVPSYGDGLHTVKKSSSTPEFQDSDSISIASVWLKSKWNLKPDAFTLTLPLPLFDGISKPFFDSIPKPLLDNIPNSIAAWRNKAAKD; from the exons ATGGGCGTCAAGCAGGTCCTCGTCCGCCCCCGctacggcgtcggcgtcggcgacgatgacgacgacggcaGCTGCAGCACCGGCAGCAGCAGCGCCGGCCGCTGCGATGACGAGGCGGTGGAccagtcgccgtcgccgccgcccatGTCGTCCTGCGGACGCTACCTCCTCCACCGCGTCTGCAGGTTCGACACACTCGCCGGCGTCGCCATCAAGTACGGCGTCGAG GTGGCGGACGTGAAGCGCGCCAACGGCCTCACCACCGACCTGCAGATGTTCGCGCACAAGACGCTGCGGGTCCCGCTCCACGGGAGGCACGCGCCCGCCACCGCGCCGTCTCCTCCCTCCTCTTCCCCGAGCCACGCCGATCGCGCCGCCAG AGAATGGACTACACGCCGCCCTCCCAAAATTGCTGCTTCCTTGGACCCATTTCTTAAACCACCACGGAGCACAGTTTCGCCATCAATGAGCCTTCTGCAGGGATACTATGGCCTTACACCAACTCCAAAGGGGAACCTAACCAATGAAGGCACTGAAATGGCGACCTACGCTAAAG GTCATCATTGGAAAGCTAGAAGCTTATCAAGCAACTTCTCTCTTGAAAATGGAGATGGTGCTAGGGAGATGGATGATGCTGAGAAGCCCATAAGGCGGCGCCAGAAAACTGATGGTGAGTTGACAGCTAGGGAGGACAGTGGCGGTAGCATGTTGGCGAGGTCTGGGCAAGGCTTGGCCCTTAGGCCAAAATCTGGCAGTCGACCAGATATGAACGGCAGCCAGCAAGATCTCTTGGCTACGTGGGTGCCCTCGTATGGGGATGGGTTGCACACTGTGAAGAAATCATCGAGCACTCCAGAGTTCCAGGATTCAGACAGCATCAGCATTGCTTCTGTATGGCTGAAGAGCAAGTGGAACTTGAAACCGGATGCTTTCACCCTCACGCTTCCTCTCCCGCTGTTCGACGGCATCTCCAAGCCTTTCTTCGACAGCATCCCGAAGCCTCTCCTCGACAACATTCCGAACTCGATCGCTGCTTGGAGAAACAAGGCGGCCAAAGATTAG